GTTTGCTGCGATCGTCTGGCCGCTGACCGCGCCGATCTGGAAGCTGACCGTGCCCAGGCCTTGCAGGACGGACTGGCCGTTGAACGTCGTTTGCGTTGCGACGCGCGAGATTTCCGTCAGACGGGTCGAGACTTCCGACTGCAGGTTTGCACGTGCGTTGGAGTCGAGCGAGCCGTCGCCTGCTTCAACTGCCAGCTGGCGGATACGCTGCAGGTTGTCGACGATCGACTGGAGCGCGCCGGCCGTCGTCTGGACCATCGAGATGCCGTTGTTCGCGTTCGACACGCCCTGGTTCAGCGCGTTGATCGCGGCCGTCTGGGTCGTTGCGATTGCGAGGCCCGCTGCGTCGTCCGCTGCGCTGTTCACTCGCTTGCCCGAGGACAGGCGGTTGATCGCTTGCGACAGCGCGTTTTGCGAGCCCGACAGATTCGTCTGCGTCGACAGCGAAAG
The sequence above is a segment of the Burkholderia diffusa genome. Coding sequences within it:
- a CDS encoding flagellin domain-containing protein, with the translated sequence MLNINTNILSLSTQTNLSGSQNALSQAINRLSSGKRVNSAADDAAGLAIATTQTAAINALNQGVSNANNGISMVQTTAGALQSIVDNLQRIRQLAVEAGDGSLDSNARANLQSEVSTRLTEISRVATQTTFNGQSVLQGLGTVSFQIGAVSGQTIAANFGSQSWDSANLGLSALTVSSVTDSQAAMGSIDAVLTKVNTFQATLGATQNTFQSAITNTQTQSTNMSAARSQITDADFATETANLSKAQVLQQAGISVLAQANSLPQQVLKLLG